The following DNA comes from Aquila chrysaetos chrysaetos chromosome 9, bAquChr1.4, whole genome shotgun sequence.
CAGTCCTTTTTATACAAACATCTAGAGGTTGGATTTtggagctgcagccagcagggaCAACAGCCGGCAGAGTGCTAGACGCACTCAGCAAGGAAAGTACTTCTTCCGATAGGTGTGTTCGGTGACAATCCAGCACGAGCATGCCCTTGCTGTTCTGGCACTCCGTGTGCTTCTGCCACACTCTGGATGACCACAACTCCATGACTTCATCATCGCTGTATCCGTTCTCCTTCGCTTCCAACATGATAGATTCCGGCACATTGGCGGGCTGCTGTACATGACCCCTGTAGAAGACCAGTGTTGGGAGAACGCTTCCGTCAGCGAGGATTGTGAGGACAACATCACACCAGGGCTCCCCAGTTCCCACCGTCTGCAAAGCATTCTCCTTCCGGTCATCGCTGCTCAGCACCTCCACATCAAGGAAGAGAGAGATTTCATCGATGGCTGCAATCATGGAGAGAGGCAGGTCTTGAGTGTGGATTTGCCGCTGCACGAACTCGATGAAGCAACTGGCGTTGTCCTCTACATCTTTGGGGAGAGGGTGAGCCACTGCCCTTCGAGTATGCATGCTGAGGTTGTGCCGTAGCATGAACCTCACTGCCCACTCATAGGAGATCTTGAAGCCACCTTCGAGGGATCGGCCAATCTTGGTGGCTTTCTGGAAGAGGGTCTCCTCGttcacaggcagctgctgctctctctgtGTGAGGACCCATTCTGCTAGTTTCTCTTCAGCCTCTAAGCTGAGGTACTTGCCCTCTGACAGCGATGCCAAGTTCTCTTCTTGGAAAGCTTGAAACCTTCGTAGCCAGCGCTTGATCCGCCTCTGAGGATTTCGGAAGTGCTCTGCAGCCTGTTCAGTGTTGCAGCACAAAGCAAACAGTACAACTCGCAGCTTTTTTACTGACAGCTGCTCCTTTTTGCTTGCAGGCTCAGGCTCCTTTGTTGGCTGCTCATTGTCTTGAGCATCAATATTTAAGCACTCTTCTTCCTGGCAGACCAGAGGTCTGTTGTAGGCTGTTGGTGCCAGTTCAGGCTCCAGGTCATCTTTTGCAGGTAACATAGACTTTGTTTTCACAGTAGCAGCTTTACTTGGGGAATAGGTAGGACATGTGTTCTTCATGCTTTTGTCCTGGGGCTGAATGTGCCTTGAAGGGAGAGAACACAGGACCTTCTTAacactaaataaataaagctgttgagggaaaacaaacaaatggaaaaaaaccccaaacccaaccccacaaactgaaacagatgATGGCAGATAAGAGTTTAGAAACAGTTTACCTGGAATGTGATATCCAAGTAGGCCctgttaagaaaaacaaaacaacaaaaaacatttgcagcttAGCAAACAAACACTAAGTCAGTGCAAGCAAACAAGTCCTCTTACAGAAAGGAGGATCAGTGTTCCTCTTGTCTCTAACTCCAAAGCATCCCACCCTGCTGCAGGAACAGTCAATACTCATCCAACCGTTCAAACCCCAGCCTCCTCCCATACCCAAGTACCACCACATCCAAGCCAACAAGTGGAAACTGCTCAACTGGGCAGAGCCACACTCATTAGCAATCGTTAAAGACAAACAGCAAAACTCCACGTCCATTTGAAATAACACGAGGAGTTTGGTTAGGAaagctcagctttggccagatCCCTGCAGGCAATGCCTGTAAGTTTTCCAAGTTGCAGTTATTCACCGCCAATGGCTGGAATGCTGCTCTGAGGCTTTATTCAAAACCCAGCATCAGCAGCTGCTTAAGGCCTCCCAGTGTCATGGAGGTACAATGATGTCTCCGAGGAACAGAGGAACTTGCTGAAGCCCTCGGCATTATCTCTCCCTGGGAAGATCTCATGAGAACAGCAGTGATACAGCTGAGCTCCAGGCAGAGCCGGCCTCACTTAAAGCTTAACTCTCCAATCTCCATAACAATGAAGATTCATTCAGGCAGTTACAGAAGGTCCCCAACATACATTTTATCACTTTATCAGAACTCAGGACTCCGTAAGTGCTCAGCCCAATGCTAAACAAAGATGTATTTGACCTGGAGTCTATgaacttgtcctggtttcagctgggatagagttaattgtcttccaagtagctggtacagtgctatgtttttgaatTTGGTATGAGatgaatgttgataacactgatgttttcagttgttgctaagtaatgtttagtctaaagtcaaggatttttcagcttctcgtgcccagccagcaagaaagctggaggggtacaagaagttggtacaggacacagccagggcagctgaccccaactggccaacggggtattccataccatgtgacatcacatctagtatataaactggggggagtgggggtaGTGGGATCGCCGCTgagggactaactgggtgtcggtcagcgggtggtgagcagttgcattgtgcatcacttgcatattccaatccttttgttattactattgtcattttattagtgttactattatcattattagtttctttttttccattctattaaattgttcttatctcaacccacgaattttacttttttttttttctgattccctcccccatcccactgggtggggggggaagtgagtgagcggctgcatggtgcttagttgctggctggggttaaaccatgacagaactgcattaattttttgtaacttttctgctccttttcaaACACTTACCTCGGAAAATAATGTTACTAAACTCATGTGATGGATTGAAGACCAGATGTTCGGCCATTGCATCACCCTCAGATGTTACAAAGAGACAAGAGGAACAGGACAGCTTTACACCACTGGaaggaagcggggggggggggggggggggggggaagagagaagtgAGCTTAGCATCAGTATCAGATATGAAAATATGTACATCCCCTCACTAACAGTTAGGGAAAAACCATCACCCTCCAGTGCGTACAGGCAGTGTCCCCACCCTGAAACATTAAGTCCCACTGGAAGGCAGTGGGAATCTCACCATATTGCCCTTAATTCAACATATTTTGAATGCACATTAGATTCCCAGGTGATTAAAATAAGATGACAAGTTTTCCATTACCAGGCAGTatagtttttaaacaaagccaAGTATTTTGGACTCTTCCGAGGAACATGGTTGCTGTAAGACAAAAGAATTTATTAAATGTCAGAATTATTCCAGGTACTTAAACAGCTATAAAACCATGCAAAATACAGCACATTTACAAAGACAGATGCAATCCTGGTTTTAGTAATATTTTGGCTGCCACTCTTGTgttcaaggaaacaaaaactCTGTGTCTAgagtaaaaaaaacctgtacagtaacatttaaaaatgcctgGATTTTGGAGTAAGTGTTCTGCCATCCTGTTCTGTGGTCTATCCATGGTCCTGTACAAACCACAGGCTTGTAGaagcacagaaatttttttttttttcctttttaaaattttaaaattattaaatctgAGAATTTTGTAAGAAATCCTAGGAGCActgaaaaatgagttttctgcagcagcatgcaGTACACGTCATTAGCTACAATACTGATGGTTTGGAACAAATCTCAGCTCTTGCACTCAGTTTTCTCATCTCATTTGAAAGCCACCGCCCATGTCTGTGCTGATACAGAATACATGTCCAATGTCTTAGAAACCATTGCAGTGAACtggaattttcctttcttacagtgcagacagacagacatagAAGTGCTACTGCATTCAGGCAGGAGGAATTTCTATTACAGCGTTCAAAGAATCACACATACTTGATCATGTGGTTGGCATAAGCTCTAGAGCAGCAAGTGCTGTAGCGACATAGCGAACAGTGCACGTAGGTGGGAAAGTGGTTTGGGAAGTCGGGGATTTCGAAGCTGCACTCCAGACAAGTCTGCCTCCCCAGGACACTCCTGAAGATAAGAGGGATATTTTCATTAGTGTCTGAACAGGTATCTTTGGAGTTATAATAATCATCAGGACAGAGAAGAATTTAATGACATGTAAACTTTCAGAAGTCTCCAGTCAAGCTAGTCTCATCTTGCACCCTAGCTTCCTAGGGTGCCTCGGTGCCAGGCTAAACACTTCCCACTTGCTGTAGTCAGGAATATACAATTTAAAAGTGgataataaatttttaaaaaagaaaaaaaaaaagtattgaagACAAGGCAGCAGGACACAGGGTGGGCAGAAAGCCCTTATGGTGATGAAATTCCACTGTTTCTATAAAAGCACCCAGCTAATTCTATATTTTGCAGTTTCACCTTAAGGGCTTTCATAACATGActtaattctggttttgtgggAAGCTAGGCTCTCCTGGCATAAAGTTTCCTTGGCAAGTGGTAAGACAGAGCTGTCCAGTGCCGAGGACTGTATTACCCATCACTGTGGCATTAAAAAGCTAACtacatttcctttgaaaatctttttaaatttgaaatttagCAAAACgttctgacatttttttgaCCGCTCTCTTCTGGACGTTCCTCTGGACAGGCGGGTACAGGAAGATGGGCTGGGGATCAGTAGAAGATGACAGCGGAGTGGTTTCCTGTCCAGTGCCCTGCGGCATGTCATTTGAAGATATTGGCACTGTCCGTGGCTGTCCTCTAGATGCCCTGATTGTAACCTGCAGAAAACAGATACACCCATACCTCCTAAAACACAAGGGCAGAAGTGATCTATCCAAATTCAGACTCCTCTGTTTGGAGTAGTCTTTCAGACTCTTAGCAGAGAATAAACAGGTGCTCCTAGGACACGATTCATCCCACCCAGGGCAGCAGTAGCCTAAAAGAGGACACATAACTTGAGCCCCAGAAGTGCCTGTTTGTCCCTAATGACTACAGAGGGCACCCAGGCAACTAGTTCAGATACCTTCACTTGTAGGTACCTTAGGAGAGTTTAACCTCTGGCGTGCCACTTTCAGCTCCTCCCTCTCTCACTGTTTCTATGAAGTATCTGATTAACTAAGCACACACAACACAGACAGAATACAAAGTGCTTTTCTGTCCCAGTGAGCGTGGTTTAAGTGATGGAGATGAAGAAAGCATCAGTTTTGCAGCACTTAATAAATACACACCAATACAGACGCTATGGGTGTTTCCTGAAGAAACAGAGGACAGAGGTCTGCTGTTAACTTGGATTTCTTACCTTGGTTCCAGGTTTCAATCCTTCTAATTGTTTGGGCTTTCTGAAAGTTTTGTGGTGCTGCAGCTTGTGTTCAATTTTATCCTTGGCAAATAGGAACTGGAGTCTACACTTGTTGCAATGATAAACACTCTTCTTCTAAAGCAAATGCAGATGACATATTTCATTTGAGAGAAACAAAAGTCACAACAgagcagggttttttgtttaaaaaaagaaaaaaaaaaaaaaaaaagaagaacttCCCCCCTCTTTGAAACCAAAGGCAGCCCCATTTTTCTTTAGCATCTGGAAGTCCCTCCCCGCCAAGTCCCTTATcttgggtgttttggttttacattttttgtttgttttggttttttaattaaaatcatcaGGCTCTGTAGAGACACCAGACCTGGAAGTGCCATGGAACAAGTCTTATTCAGCTTGTTTAAGCCAAAGTAAGGCATATGAGCAGAGCAGTGCATGGGGCAACATTCCTTCAGAAGCTGCCTTGCCTCTGCCTCTTATGGGAGTCAGTGAAGGACTTCAGGTGCAAATCAACTCAGGCACTTGGTAAGAGTGCTACACGTCTATATTCTGAAAGTACACTTCAGCTACACCCACATAAAATATGTTGTCAATACAGCCAACATATACGGAAACAGAACACTGAACTacaaaaattacattcattTGTGTGCATACAgtattatttacttatttattacCTGGagataagaaaatttaaaacccAAATGAACACAGAGCCCACTGTTGGTTAATCATCACATGAAGCAAACACAGTCCagcaaaacatgctttttttctgctaagtAACAACAATCTGTGCTACTCCCAAAGGAGCAATGCCTCTTCTCTTCAGCACAATCCCTATGAAAGGTCTGGAATGACAGCATGCAAATTGCATGTTATGGAGTGAATACAGCACCTACTAAAATCCCTCTTTCAaccaagttttctttctttctgtttttattccAAGCAAATGCTCAACTAATCACATCCTTACTATCCACCGAATCTCTGTGGAGAGGGaaccaccttaaaaaaaaaaaaagaggggggggcagggagagggagggggagagagagagaaactacAGCCCTGACATAGTACCTGATGCCTCATGAAGTGCTGTTGGAAAGCATTGCCATTCTTAAAGACTTTGAGACAGTAAGGACAGAGCAGGTGCCGTGTGTCTTCATGGATCATTCGGAAATGGCTATCCACTTCAGAATAGAGGGATGAACGATACTGACAGACCTATAGGAGTGGACGGAAACAATTAACAGTGAAATAACATTGGAATCCATCTCACATCCACCATTGCAACATGGAGATCTTAACAGCAATGCCCAGATCCCCAGAGATACTTATCAGTGGAGTTTAGGAACCAGGTACTAAAGAACCTGCTAGCTTATTCCAACTGTAAGACACTAAATCAAGCCGTGTATATTCAGAGTAGTTtggagaaacagattttaactACTTGTATGAGAAGAAAGTAGTGACAATTCAAGCTCCagatccaagaaaaaaaagggagagacagTCAGTGCAAAGCAGTTGGAATATATTAAAGAGCAGTTTCTTCAGTGTCTatgtaaaatgcagaatttggAACATAATCTGTTTTAACAGATTTTAGAagtttcttcttgtctttttctttttggagggACAGTGTTAGGACCTCTGGGTGGAGAAGACACATTCAGAATTGATGCAAGCACAAATTTCATGGCAACAGAGCGTCAGGAAAAGGTATCACACAAGCAACTTAATCTCATCTGCTCCCGTGACGACAACTCTTTATGGCACAGCAATTTGCCTGCAGACCccgggaggaaaaaaatattagggTCTGAATGCTACTGGGACTAAACAAACATCTATCACACTGATCCAGCTTCAGAGCACTGGGAACCAGTAGCAAACGTTCAGCTACTCGTGCTGCTCTAATGGCCATTAGACTTCTCCAAGCCCACACCTCGAAAAAAATGCAATGGGCTCCACAGCATTGTTCCATGGCCCGAGTCTGTTTTGAACCACTATGAGCCACACACTTTTCTGAGAAGTGCCAAATTTCCTCTTATTCTCTAGTATGCATTTATGAGGTCCAGCCCCTAAACCACTTTTAATACCTGACAAACATAGGGCATCTCCCCAGGCTTGTGAGTGTCCTTCATGTGCTGTAGGAACATTGGCTCACTCTCGAATGCCCATTCGCAAATCTTGCACTTtgctgcaaaagaaaggaaaaacaggtaACAGCCGGGGGACAAAAACACCCACCCCATTACAAGTTTCTTTGGTAACAACTGtcccttaaaacaaaacaccccccccccccccccccccgcccaaaaCTAGCTCTGAAATCTTTGAATTGGGTAggcaacaaaataaattctgagaGGTTTCCAAAAGGCCGCAAAAATtctcttaaataaaacaatgggTACAACAAGATGTCCTAATGAGGGAACTTCAAGTGATTTTAAATCAGATGTCAATCTACTGATAAACATTAAATTCTACCCTGACATGATTATTGAACTCAATCTTTAAAATACTCTTGACAGTAAGTTTGTAGAAATGTAACTTAGATGGATTTTTCTGGTGGCCTACAAAACAAATGCACCAAGGGGCAAGGCAGAACAGACGCTCCTTTCTCAACAGATTTGCAGTTAATACAAGACAGAAACCCTCTTAAACctaaacaaacagcagcatcaaAATCAACTTACTTGTTGACTCATAGGGACTGTGGACATTCTCTAAGTGACACTGTAGCTGAAACGGAGTGGAGAACTGTCTGTAACAATGCTGACAGATGGTGTGGACATCTACCTCTCCATTCTGCTGATCCAGTTCAACGTGGTGCTTCATGTGATTCATAAACCTTATGGAGGTGAAGAGAAAGTGTGTGAACAGAAATTCAAACATTTTGCACCTGTAACCCTGAAAGCGTTATGAATGCTAcaccagaagtattttttaacagcATTAAGATGTTTCCTTCTTGCTCCTCCCATCAAAAGCCAAGTCTCCTTCTACCCAGCAACCTCCCGCTCCCTAACTGTGGGGGAAGTTAGGGAACAGTTTTTGTAGTACAGAGGCTGTACTACTTGCTTTTGAGCACTTCTGACCCCAACTTGGCATTCAACTGATGATGACAAAACATttcaacttaaaagaaaaatcagtagtCCAGTTATCACAATAGAACAACATAGTGGCTTGCTCAGAAGAATACacaatttcataaaaatattttcttcctctgttgaaAAAAGCATTGAGTAATGATGAGAAGAGCAGTTCTTCAAGAATTATTTCCTATTATCTACTAAGACTAGTGACGAGCAAATGAGACTTCTCTGCTGAAGAATATAGACGCAATTATTCTAACCATGCAATCTTCTTACAACTTTTGCCCTGACTGAACTGTGTGATGATGGGCAAATCTCTCTCTTGTGTTCAGTTTGGGTCTTAAGCTACAATACGGGAAAGCTGCAGGGTCTGATACTGATGCTTACAACtcatttttacttctgcagATCAAAGGTATTCAGAACACTGTAGACTTTTTGTGGCACATTGCATTCCCTTACCGTATATTGTTCTTTAGCCTCTTGGTGCAGTGTGGACACCTGAAGGAAGTTGGAACCTTGGGGAAGTTCAGTAGCTGGCTCACTTTGCCACCATCTCTGCCATAGTAGAAATCATCTACTAACATAATAAGCTTACTTTGGGATGAGTCAACTACATTCTCACTTGGCTCTGGAGCTTTAGCAGGTGGGGACAGTGCAGGGATAGGAGTAGAAGAGGGTGGTGAAGCAACAGCTGTAGTTTTTTCTGGAGATGGAGGCTTTGCAGATTGAATATTTGGTTCAGATTctggagattttcttttcctgaggaaTTTAACCATTTCGGGGCAGCAgtactaaaaggaaaaaaaaccacaaaacacccACACACATTAAACTAGATCTAGGAAGAACTATACACTATTAAACAGACACAAATTAACCAATACtaagaaaagacagaggaacTCTAGGAAACTCTTGAGGAAAGAGTAATGCAGAGTCAAtatcccattttctgttttgattgtTTACTGATATGTaagattagaaaataaatgcatctcCTGGCACCAAAAGGACATAAAACTGAGGTCCTGTCTACTTCCAGTGAGGGATGCTGTGGAAGGTCTTCCGAAGACCTCTCCTTTGCTTCTCACTTTCTCCTAGtcatattcttccttttcatagAAGTCCCTGATCTAGGGAGCAGAACTATTCTTTGCACTCAACAAGCATGCACAATTATCCATTAACTGCTACTCTTAGAATGGTTACTTACACACATATGTCCTCTTAAAGCTTCAGTGACTCGAAACTGAGCATCACATCTTGGGCAGACCTTCCTGCCACCATCTTGCAAATCAAATGTGGGAATAGGagatgaactgactgtaacaggaagaacacaaaacaaaccaagaaaaatggAATCCTTACACTTCATCTTAAATCTAGGCAATCTTTTTGgcatactgaaatattttagttttgagAGCTGTACTTTTACCTACTAACTAGACTGGAAGAGGCATGAAAAGGGCAAAAGTATGCAAACTTCTGACAATCTGTATGACGAAACATACCCCCCAGTAGCTAGAATAAGGAGTGTCTCAAAATTacacttaataaataaaaaaataagaaggaaaaaagatcagCTCAACTCatctcccctttttctttaaccatttgtttgctttggttttccatCAGACTACAATGCCTTGTCTTCACTTCCAACTGTAGTAAGAAACTCAGAATACAGATGACATGAAATGTACCATACATCAACTTTGACACCCAAACACCTTAGGAAGGTGTTTTTTTGGAATAAGAGAAGCAAAGATTTTATCCTTTTGCCTCCTTGTATAAAGTATTTCAGGTGTGTGTATTCTCAAGATGGCAGCATGCACACCAATAattttgaatgcaaaataatgtaTGCAAGCAAATATCCACAAACAAAATATATCACTGGATAAAAATGTACAGataaagatgaagaaattaatAGCAAAGCTTGTAAAGTGTTTATCCCTATTATGAAATCCCAGTAGTTACAGGTTAGCATTTTTTTTACTCCAGAAAAACTTCTGAATTCTCAGCACAATGAACCAAGTTAAGATAGCTGCTACAGACCATACCTtttaatgatgatgatgatgacgaCGACTCTGAAACACTAGATCTCTGGGAACCATGCACAGGGCTGCTGTTGGAAACCACCAGTGGGCCAGGGCTCTGTCCTAACGAAGGAATGGTGTTCAGGGTATTCACTAGCTTAGCAACCTCATTGCCAGGGCTCTGTCCTAACGAAGGAATGGTGTTCAGGGTATTCACTAGCTTAGCAACCTCATTGCTGTTCTCACCAGTCACTCCAGGTCTCTTTACAGTCACAAAGCTTGCAATACTCACTGCCAAGGGAATGGATAATACAAGAACACTAATAAGGAATCAGTAAGATCTGATCCACTGTGTGAATCCCGCCCCCATCTAGTATGCCTTGCCTCTTGCTCTTCTACCTTGAGTCTTCAAAGATGACTAAGCCATCAATTATCCTGTCCAGTAATGCAAAGGCTGGCAAGACTGGGAAAGTAAATTTCCCTAACCTTCCAGATCACACTTTGAGATATGAGCTAAGTCCCACGATGAAGTGAACAGGATGCTGATGgtcacaaaaattatttgtatttcttttctaaatgcaaTTGTATATGATTATGGCCAcataaagctaaaaataaccTGACTACTTGCTGTgtgaagaagtatttttttcctttttaaattgttcatCACTATTCTTGAGCAATCATTTCACTCATGAATTTagccaacattaaaaaaaaaaaaaaaaagcaacatagtTAGCTTCTGCTTGTGTTCATCATCTATTTAACTTtacctttcaaaaaatacaaGTGATTAACCAATAGCATTTTTCAGtgctatatatttttcaatAGCATTTTTTGGGGGACTTCTAGCTGATGGTCTCAGAACATTCTACAAACCAAAATTTAACTAGTTCTCAAACCAAACTGGACATGATAGCAGGATTATCCTCATTTTCCAGGTTGGTAAGAGAGATGAAGCATGAGTCAGTGACAGAGGCAAAAATAGAACCCAGGAGTTCTGACTCAACTTCTGTCTTTTAGCTGCTATGCCGTATGTTTGAAGATCAAATTATAGACAGTGTTATACACTCGAGTCCCCTTGCTTTTCCATGGCAAGTCTTACCTAATTTGGGGTTAGTAGCTTGACTGGactgccctggctgctgcacaGTTAACTGTCCAAGTGCTGTTGGCTGCGTTGCAGTAGGAGTTGTGGAGGTGCTGGGAGTGGACTTACTTTGCTGTTGTGCCTGGGACTGTGGTACAGTGCTCCTGATGGTAAGCGTGGCCGGAATGACCGTAGTGAAAGTGTTGGTGGTGGGTCGGACCGGCATGGTTGTACCTGGTCTCACCTGCGCCATTTGAGAGAACACCTGAGGAACGCCAACTGCCGGTTTAACAAACTGGGTACCTGGGgcttcaaaaacaaatgaacaaacaaggCAGATCAAGTAACTGAATTCCATTCCTTCCACAGTAATAACTGAGTACAACCTGTTTTCCAACACTGCTGAGCTCCCAAAATTCCCAGCAATTTCAGTGGAAGTTTTAAGAGTCCAGCACCTTAATTTCAATTCCCAGGCAGACTAAAACTGAACATGGATGCAGACAGAGTGAAAATTCTTCACTAGCATCGTTGCTTTGTTGTAAGGCAGGTGTCCGGTGACACACGAGTTCTTAGTCTTTCTGATGGTGCATAACAGGATCTCGTAGCAGAAATTAGTGTTAGAAAAATAATCCTCAGGGTGAGGCTTGGTTTACAGGCAGTTTCCCAGCACTAGCATGGCATGGTgagattttgaaaagaaggaagaggggtAGTCACAGGCTGGTACTTTGGAATTATGTTAACTGAGGAGGCTTTTTGAAGAAGCTAGATTATATGGAGCTCTAAGAGGCAGACATTCCTTCCAGCTGGAAGTCCCCTACTCTGCAAAGTGGTTTGTTACTACCATCAAAGGGCCTACTCCGCTACAAAATGACTAGCAGAATTACAGCCACAAATACGGACAAATCTCACCTACTACAGAACTGAACGCCCACCTCTTCAGAGCTACTAGATATGCAGgtgaaatacagatttcaaatacaattttttttttttaattcttagtACTCTAAAAAGGAACACGACAGTGGCTTTAGCTTGTTTCAGTCCTCACCTGGGACGAGGGTGATGGGTCTAACTGTTTGACCTTGCTGTACATTAAGAACAATTCCAACTTGGTTCATCGTGTTTTGTACAGGCCGCACATTCCTCACAGGAAATCCCTGCAGTCAAACAATACCATTAACATTAACACACTGAGAATCTTTGAAACACTTTCAATATGAGCTTTCTACcctaaaaatcaaataaacaaattaaaaccccccaccccacagtaCTATCATCTATAGATCAATTCAACTATGAGGCCATACTGTTCTTGGCCAGCACCTTACCCAACAGTAGGGCCCCCTTCTTTATACTCTACAACAGTCTGATATACAGCCTCCACTCGCAATCTCTCCTTCCCTAAACAGCTACAGAAATCTCCCAGGTCTTGGCAAATGCTCAAAGAAGCCAGTGgacgtttaaaaaaaattacctgcaCATtccccaggaaaataaaacaaagtagTTAAGTATTCTGCAAGGTCAAATTCACGCAGAGTGGACAGACCCATCTACAGCAGGTAGTCAGGCCCTACTGGTAAGGCTACAAGTGACAGCCAGCGTGAAGTCCCATCAGACCCGTGCTGGCTCCACAGGACCTGCTGAGGTGTGGAACATGGCCAATTTTCTCAAGCGAGATTCAACTGCAGAATGACTAGGAACACAAGCTATTTCTAAatctacataaataaaaaaaaaaaccaaaccaacaacaaaacaaaaaaccaacagatttCAGCTCAACTGTACCATCCACTAAAGCGcacaagaaaaactgaacagGCATCTGATTATTACTTAACAGAGAACAGTCTTCCATGTATGAGTGCACCAGATCTTCTGTCTCAGCCATCCTGGCTGGAAGGGCACTCACCTGGGTTGTTATGA
Coding sequences within:
- the POGZ gene encoding pogo transposable element with ZNF domain isoform X8 yields the protein MADTDLFMECEEEELEPWQKISDVIEDSVVEDYNSVDKTATAVSVSLQPVSAPLPAVAHASIGANLSAATSVSSSEAQNSDSAKKTLVAIFVNNNAGNPLVQQSGQPLILTQNPTSGLGTMVTQPVLRPVQIMQNANHVTNSPVTSQPIFITTQGFPVRNVRPVQNTMNQVGIVLNVQQGQTVRPITLVPAPGTQFVKPAVGVPQVFSQMAQVRPGTTMPVRPTTNTFTTVIPATLTIRSTVPQSQAQQQSKSTPSTSTTPTATQPTALGQLTVQQPGQSSQATNPKLGQSPGPLVVSNSSPVHGSQRSSVSESSSSSSSLKVSSSPIPTFDLQDGGRKVCPRCDAQFRVTEALRGHMCYCCPEMVKFLRKRKSPESEPNIQSAKPPSPEKTTAVASPPSSTPIPALSPPAKAPEPSENVVDSSQSKLIMLVDDFYYGRDGGKVSQLLNFPKVPTSFRCPHCTKRLKNNIRFMNHMKHHVELDQQNGEVDVHTICQHCYRQFSTPFQLQCHLENVHSPYESTTKCKICEWAFESEPMFLQHMKDTHKPGEMPYVCQVCQYRSSLYSEVDSHFRMIHEDTRHLLCPYCLKVFKNGNAFQQHFMRHQKKSVYHCNKCRLQFLFAKDKIEHKLQHHKTFRKPKQLEGLKPGTKVTIRASRGQPRTVPISSNDMPQGTGQETTPLSSSTDPQPIFLYPPVQRNVQKRAVKKMSVLGRQTCLECSFEIPDFPNHFPTYVHCSLCRYSTCCSRAYANHMINNHVPRKSPKYLALFKNYTACGVKLSCSSCLFVTSEGDAMAEHLVFNPSHEFSNIIFRGPTWISHSRHIQPQDKSMKNTCPTYSPSKAATVKTKSMLPAKDDLEPELAPTAYNRPLVCQEEECLNIDAQDNEQPTKEPEPASKKEQLSVKKLRVVLFALCCNTEQAAEHFRNPQRRIKRWLRRFQAFQEENLASLSEGKYLSLEAEEKLAEWVLTQREQQLPVNEETLFQKATKIGRSLEGGFKISYEWAVRFMLRHNLSMHTRRAVAHPLPKDVEDNASCFIEFVQRQIHTQDLPLSMIAAIDEISLFLDVEVLSSDDRKENALQTVGTGEPWCDVVLTILADGSVLPTLVFYRGHVQQPANVPESIMLEAKENGYSDDEVMELWSSRVWQKHTECQNSKGMLVLDCHRTHLSEEVLSLLSASSTLPAVVPAGCSSKIQPLDVCIKRTVKNFLHKKWKEQAKEMADSTCDSDILLQLVLCWLAEVLEVISDSPELVQQSFLVASVLPGPDGTANSPTRNADMQEELIASLEEQLKLNEEQQEEAVAEVQDRTQAEESADPEILHQLFEGESETESFYGFEDADLDLMEI